The genomic interval GGGAAGCCAATTACAAGATCACAGGCAATCTGACTATTAAAGGCATTACCAATACCCTTACTTTTCCGGCAACCGTAAACCTGACCGGAAACAGTGCTCAGGCTACTGCTAAAATTGAAATTGACAGAACCAAATATGATATTAAATACCGGGCGGCTATTATCGGAACAGCCGCTGATAAAATTATTGATGATGTATTCACCCTTGATGTGAAACTCGTAGCCGGTAAATCTGAAACAGCCAGCAGATAAAAAATCGCTGCTTTGGTTTCCAAAATTCCGTTATCTCATTACAGGTTTAACGGAATTTTGGCTTTATAGAAGATATTCATTGCCTATAAGTAAGTGAACAGTTTAAAGTATAAAGTTGAAAGCGGTTAATCCATTATATAGCACATCATTATTGCTCGTAAATTTTAGACTTATAGATAGAGAATCAAGTAGCGTATAGTTCACTGGATTAGTATAATATACCTTAGGCAATTGAGTTTGCATATTTTTTAGGATAGTTTTGAAACCATATTACTTACATATTTATAATAAGCAAAAGTGCGGCTGGTAGTGCAGCAATAGCGCGGACTTTTTTGGCTTTGTGCGTGAGCCGGAGGATGGCGCGATGATTTTATCTGGCGTAAAAAAGTCTCTATTGGTGCTGCCTTTTTCTTTTGTTACTTTTCTTTTGGGCATGCAAAAGAAAAGTAAGATGGCGTAAGTACTTGACATACACATTACTTAAAAGAAACCGTAGTTTAAGAAGCTTTTTATGCAAACTCTATTGGCATATAAGTAGCGAGCTATTTAAATCATAAAGTTTAAATCCCGGTAATGTGCAAGTAATTGATAAATAATTACTAAATTATACCTTCAAACCATTCCTTTACCTGATATGAAAAAAATATATTACCTCCTGATGGCAGCAGCTTTTTGCACTACCCTGCTGCTGATGGGCGCTAACCGCTCCGTTAAAAATGCGTATGGCTTTGAGAATGGAACACCTGCGATCCAGTCCATGAATGCGCTCGCCTTCGGACCAGATGGAATTCTGTTCATTGGTGATTCTAAAAGCACAGCTGTGTTTGCCGTTGACACCAAAGACAAGATGGCGGTAGCAAAAGCCACTGCTGTTGAAATCAAAAATCTGGATCAGAAAATAGCCGCCCATTTAGGTACGGAAGCCAAAAATATTACTATCCAGGATATGGTAGTAAATCCGGTATCCAAGAAAATATATTGTGCGGTACAACACAGCGATGGTACCCCTGTACTGCTTAGTTTGGAAGGAGATAAGATACAAGCGGTTAGTTTAAAGAACGTGATGTATAGCCGGGTTTCTATCGCCAATGCACCAGCCGCAGATGCAAAAGATAGGGGTGGCCGTTCCTTACGGGAAATGGTGATCTCAGATCTGAACTTTGCCGACGGAAGTATCATGGTAAGCGGACTTTCTAACCAGGAATTCAGCTCTACCTTCCGGAAAATTCCATTTCCTTTCTCAGACAAACAAGAACAGGCTTCCCTGGAAATATATCATGCTGCCCATGGAAAGTATGAAACCAATGCTCCGATCAGAACTTTTACCACAGCTGAGTTGAATGGAAAAAAATACCTGGTCGCCAGCTATACCTGCACCCCACTTGTATTATTCCCTCTAGATGAATTAAAGCCTGGCAAACATGTAAAAGGCAGAACCGTTGCTGAATTTGGTGCTGGAAATTCGCCTCTTGATATGATTACCATGAAGAAAGGAGATGATACATTTCTGGTAATGGCAAACAGCAACCGTCCGGTAATGCGGGTAAAATATAAAAGTATTGAAGCTTATGAAGGTTCACTTACCGAACCCATCAAAGAGAGTTATGCCACTGCCGGCGTGGATTTTGTAAATCTGCCTGCGGTGAATGTGGTGCAACTCGACAAATTAGACGATAGCCAGGTAATGGTACTCCAGCGCAGAGCCAATGGCGACCTTGACCTATGGACTGCCTCTGCGGAAAGATGGTTTTAAATAGAAACATACAGATCAGGTTCTTTTTAGCGCAGAGCCTGATCTTTTATTTTTTACTCAGTAGTTGTTCCAGCAATAGTGATCAGCCCTCCTCTATCTCCATTCGGTGGGAGCAAGACAAAGCTACCGGTTTGCATGTTCCGCTGAGTTTGCTAGCCCATACATCTAAAGATTCAATTAATAAGTTGTTGCACGTTCATGTAGATAGCGAAAAAGCCCAGCCTGCCATACTTGGCGAATGGAGTAATATGGATGAAACCCTCTTGTTTGAACCATTGATTCCGTTCACCCGTGGTTTAACGTATGAAGTCCGCTTAGGAGAGCAATCACTGGAAAAAATTCAAATTCCTTCAACTGAGGCCGCCGATGCGCCTATGGTTGTATCGGTATATCCTACTTCAGATACATTGCCGCACAACTTGCTGAAGATGTATGTGCAGTTTTCACAACCCATGCAGGAAGGCCAGGCATTAAAGTATATACAATTAATCAAGAATGAGACGGATACGGTTCGATCAGTATTTTTGGATTTGCAACCTGAATTATGGAATACCGACCGGACCTTGCTTACCCTCTGGCTTGATCCAGGTAGAGTTAAACGCGATCTTCAGCCTAATAAAACGATGGGTGAGCCGCTGCAAAAAGACGCTCGTTATCAATTATTCATCCAGCCAGACTGGCAAGACGTGAATGGTGCTGCTTTACAACAAAAGTATCGTAAAGATTTTGTGGTCATGCAACGGGATAGCTTGTCTCCGGATATTACAAAGTGGGCTATACAGGTACCTAAAGCCGGGAGTACAGCACCGGTAGAAGTGGAATTTCAGGAATCTCTGGATTATGCATTACTCAATCATGCAGTACATATTATAGATCAGAATGGCAATCTGGTTGAAGGTAAAGTAGATGTAAGCAGCAATGAAACTATATTAAATTTTACTCCTGCTTTCCCCTGGAAAACTGGCACATACCAACTGGAATGCGAAGCCAGGCTGGAAGATATAGCCGGAAATAACCTGAACCGTGTGTTCGACAGGGATATTAATCTGGTAAAGTCAGATTCTTCTAAAGAAGTTTTTACAAGAACATTTCAAATTCAATAAAATAAATACAATTCGATTAAACCTAAACTCAATTCACATCATGAAAAACCATGACATTTCCAGGCGGCAATTTTTAGGCACGACCGCTCTATCCTTAGCAGGCATTGGGCTAGCCACTTCCTCTACTTTTGGTATGCCGGCCATCATAAAAAACCTGGGCAAACCCAATTCAAAAATCAACGGGGTACAAATAGGGGTGATTACCTATTCATTCCGGGATTTGCCTGATCAGAGTGCAGAAGCAACATTACAATATATTTTAGACTGTGGAATCAGTGCGGT from Rhodocytophaga rosea carries:
- a CDS encoding Ig-like domain-containing protein, producing the protein MDCLCGKMVLNRNIQIRFFLAQSLIFYFLLSSCSSNSDQPSSISIRWEQDKATGLHVPLSLLAHTSKDSINKLLHVHVDSEKAQPAILGEWSNMDETLLFEPLIPFTRGLTYEVRLGEQSLEKIQIPSTEAADAPMVVSVYPTSDTLPHNLLKMYVQFSQPMQEGQALKYIQLIKNETDTVRSVFLDLQPELWNTDRTLLTLWLDPGRVKRDLQPNKTMGEPLQKDARYQLFIQPDWQDVNGAALQQKYRKDFVVMQRDSLSPDITKWAIQVPKAGSTAPVEVEFQESLDYALLNHAVHIIDQNGNLVEGKVDVSSNETILNFTPAFPWKTGTYQLECEARLEDIAGNNLNRVFDRDINLVKSDSSKEVFTRTFQIQ